A genome region from Macadamia integrifolia cultivar HAES 741 unplaced genomic scaffold, SCU_Mint_v3 scaffold3109, whole genome shotgun sequence includes the following:
- the LOC122067769 gene encoding translin-associated protein X has product YLPFLAACTYFAFHLWFLELHLFYPLPAFPKRFLPFCADVVPCTNNRISKHNREEVLEKAEKDLAAVTDQYVSRLVKELQGTDFWKLRRAYSPGVQEYVEAATLCKFCQTGALLNLDEINTTLLPLSDPSVEPLQINILDYLLGLADLTGELMRLAIGRISDGELEYAEKICRFVRDVYRELTLVVPIMDDNSEMMKKMETMLQSVVKIENACYSVHTRGSEYIPSLGSSDPDFALLGASDIEL; this is encoded by the exons TACTTACCATTCCTTGCTGCATGCACATATTTTGCATTTCATCTTTGGTTCTTAGAACTGCATCTTTTTTATCCCCTGCCTGCATTTCCCAAAAGGTTTTTGCCTTTTTGTGCTGATGTTGTGCCTTGCACTAACAACAGGATCAGTAAACATAATAGAGAAGAAGTTCTGGAGAAGGCGGAAAAAGATCTAGCTGCTGTGACGGATCAGTATGTGTCCCGATTAGTAAAAGAACTTCAAGGGACTGATTTTTGGAAGCTCAGACGAGCATATTCTCCTGGG GTACAAGAGTATGTTGAAGCTGCAACACTCTGCAAATTCTGCCAGACTGGGGCACTCTTGAACCTTGATGAGATAAATACTACATTGCTTCCACTTAGTGATCCATCTGTTGAGCCCTTGCAGATTAATATCCTTGATTATCTGTTGGGG CTTGCGGATTTGACAGGAGAGCTGATGCGACTGGCGATTGGCCGAATATCAGATGGTGAACTCGAATATGCTGAGAAGATATGCAGATTTGTACGTGATGTCTACAGGGAGCTGACCCTTGTGGTTCCAATTATGGATGACAATTCagagatgatgaagaaaatgGAGACAATGCTCCAAAGTGTGGTGAAGATAGAAAATG CTTGCTATAGTGTACATACGAGAGGATCAGAGTACATTCCGTCACTTGGGTCCAGTGATCCCGATTTTGCTTTGTTGGGGGCATCCGACATTGAACTATGA